A DNA window from Actinomadura coerulea contains the following coding sequences:
- a CDS encoding TrmH family RNA methyltransferase, with protein MSTPDPAQGRRQLRPTDVKRLNRDWRRRTGARVDLLVESVTQPFNMGSIIRSAAVFGVEHLWLAGNATAPTHRNVAKTALGTERLVSWEHAGTAAEAAATVRKAGLRLVAVELTADAVPLHEAPLDGDVCLAIGSEDHGCSPALLSAADAVTYIPQIGRVGSLNVAVATAVALAEARRREWSA; from the coding sequence ATGAGCACCCCCGACCCCGCGCAGGGCCGCCGCCAGCTGCGCCCCACCGACGTCAAGCGCCTCAACCGCGACTGGCGCCGGCGCACCGGCGCCCGCGTCGACCTGCTCGTCGAATCGGTCACCCAGCCGTTCAACATGGGCTCGATCATCCGCAGTGCCGCCGTGTTCGGCGTCGAGCACCTCTGGCTCGCCGGCAACGCCACGGCCCCCACCCACCGCAACGTCGCCAAGACCGCCCTCGGCACCGAGCGCCTCGTGTCGTGGGAACACGCCGGCACCGCCGCCGAGGCCGCCGCCACCGTCCGCAAGGCCGGTCTGCGGCTGGTCGCGGTGGAGCTGACGGCCGACGCCGTGCCCCTGCACGAGGCGCCCCTCGACGGAGACGTCTGCCTCGCCATCGGCAGTGAGGACCACGGCTGCTCCCCCGCCCTCCTGAGCGCCGCCGACGCCGTCACCTACATCCCCCAGATCGGACGCGTCGGCTCCCTCAACGTCGCCGTCGCCACCGCCGTCGCCCTCGCCGAGGCCCGCCGGCGCGAATGGAGCGCCTGA
- a CDS encoding ABC transporter ATP-binding protein produces the protein MEATIEVRALRKRYGPTLAVDGLSFTVGPGQVTGFVGPNGAGKSTTMRMIMGLDRPDGGTALVGGRPYRSLRAPLCRLGAMLDASAVHPARRARDHLLWLAHANGLPVRRVDEVIGLTGLASAARRRAGGFSLGMRQRLGIAAALLGDPPVLMFDEPVNGLDPEGVTWIRGLLRSLAAEGRAVLVSSHLMGELEGGADHLVVIGRGRLIADTRVADLLEAASGGRVEVRTAERRDAMTVLARAGATVAASGPDAVTVTGLAAERVVAVLTEAGVGFSGVGEHRASLEEAYMELTRDAVEFQAAQGREPR, from the coding sequence ATGGAAGCAACCATCGAAGTCCGGGCTCTGCGCAAGCGGTACGGGCCCACCCTCGCCGTGGACGGCCTGTCGTTCACCGTCGGCCCCGGGCAGGTCACCGGGTTCGTCGGCCCGAACGGCGCCGGCAAGTCCACCACCATGCGGATGATCATGGGGTTGGACCGGCCGGACGGCGGGACGGCGCTGGTCGGCGGCCGGCCCTACCGGTCGCTGCGGGCGCCGCTGTGCCGGCTCGGGGCGATGCTGGACGCGTCCGCGGTCCATCCGGCCCGCCGCGCCCGCGACCACCTGTTGTGGCTCGCGCACGCCAACGGGCTGCCGGTCCGGCGGGTGGACGAGGTGATCGGGCTGACCGGGCTGGCGAGCGCGGCCCGCCGCCGGGCGGGCGGGTTCTCCCTCGGCATGCGGCAGCGGCTCGGGATCGCCGCGGCGCTGCTCGGGGACCCGCCGGTGCTGATGTTCGACGAGCCGGTCAACGGCCTGGACCCCGAGGGCGTCACCTGGATCCGGGGGCTGCTGCGGTCGCTGGCGGCCGAGGGGCGCGCCGTCCTGGTCTCCAGCCACCTGATGGGCGAGCTGGAGGGCGGCGCGGACCACCTCGTGGTGATCGGGCGGGGCCGGCTGATCGCCGACACCAGGGTCGCGGACCTTCTGGAGGCCGCGTCCGGCGGCCGGGTGGAGGTGCGCACGGCCGAGCGCCGGGACGCCATGACCGTCCTGGCCCGCGCGGGCGCGACGGTGGCGGCGTCCGGCCCCGACGCCGTCACCGTCACGGGACTGGCCGCCGAGCGGGTCGTGGCGGTGCTCACCGAGGCCGGGGTGGGGTTCAGCGGTGTCGGTGAGCACCGCGCGTCGCTGGAGGAGGCCTACATGGAGCTGACCCGGGACGCGGTGGAGTTCCAGGCGGCGCAGGGGCGGGAGCCCCGGTGA
- a CDS encoding response regulator, with amino-acid sequence MSVRVVVADDQEVVRAGFGALLGTQPDLEVVASAADGSAAVRVCRDHRPDVVLMDVRMPVMDGIEATRRVTAEPDPPRVLMLTTFDLDEHVYDALVAGASGFLLKDVTAERLFDAVRVVAAGEALLAPAVTRRLIGEFARLRPRPPSPGPALGELTPRETEVLRLVAAGLSNAEIAGRLVVGEETVKTHVSRILRKLGLRDRVQAVVAAYESGLVLPRAGR; translated from the coding sequence GTGAGCGTCCGCGTCGTGGTGGCCGACGACCAGGAGGTCGTCCGCGCCGGGTTCGGGGCCCTGCTGGGCACCCAGCCGGACCTGGAGGTGGTGGCGTCGGCGGCCGACGGCTCCGCCGCGGTGCGGGTGTGCCGCGACCATCGTCCCGACGTCGTGCTGATGGACGTGCGGATGCCGGTCATGGACGGCATCGAGGCCACGCGCCGCGTCACCGCCGAGCCCGACCCGCCGCGGGTGCTGATGCTGACCACGTTCGACCTCGACGAGCACGTCTACGACGCTCTGGTCGCCGGCGCCAGCGGGTTCCTGCTCAAGGACGTCACGGCCGAGCGGCTGTTCGACGCCGTCCGCGTCGTCGCCGCCGGGGAGGCGCTGCTGGCCCCGGCCGTCACCCGCCGCCTCATCGGGGAGTTCGCGCGGCTGCGGCCGCGCCCGCCGTCGCCTGGGCCGGCACTGGGCGAGCTGACCCCGCGCGAGACCGAGGTGCTGCGGCTGGTCGCGGCGGGCCTGTCCAACGCGGAGATCGCCGGCCGGCTGGTCGTGGGGGAGGAGACGGTCAAGACCCACGTCAGCCGGATCCTGCGCAAGCTCGGGCTGCGCGACCGCGTCCAGGCGGTCGTGGCCGCCTACGAGAGCGGCCTGGTGCTGCCCCGCGCGGGCCGGTGA
- a CDS encoding ClpP family protease codes for MDGGPWRQDGGRPVETFTGRSRARVDEVTRPADAQLFERLLAQRIVFLGSEIDDGVANRINAQLLLLAARDARRDITIYINSPGGVVDAGMAIYDMMQFVPNDISTVAMGMAASMGQTLLCAGTRGKRYALRHARVMMHQPHGGIGGTASDIRIQAEQSLYLKRTLAERTAFHTGQPLERIEADGDRDAWFTAEQARDYGFVDHVIDGTDRVGT; via the coding sequence ATGGACGGCGGACCGTGGCGACAGGACGGCGGGCGGCCGGTGGAGACGTTCACCGGCAGGTCGCGGGCGCGCGTGGACGAGGTGACGCGACCGGCGGACGCGCAGCTGTTCGAGCGGCTGCTGGCGCAGCGGATCGTGTTCCTCGGCAGCGAGATCGACGACGGGGTCGCCAACCGGATCAACGCGCAACTGCTGCTGCTCGCGGCGCGGGACGCCCGGCGCGACATCACGATCTACATCAACTCCCCCGGCGGCGTCGTGGACGCCGGGATGGCGATCTACGACATGATGCAGTTCGTCCCGAACGACATATCCACGGTCGCGATGGGCATGGCCGCCTCCATGGGACAGACGCTGCTGTGCGCGGGCACCCGGGGCAAGCGGTATGCCCTGCGGCACGCGCGCGTGATGATGCACCAGCCGCACGGCGGCATCGGCGGCACGGCGTCCGACATCAGGATCCAGGCGGAGCAGTCGCTGTACCTCAAGCGGACCCTGGCGGAGCGGACGGCGTTCCACACCGGGCAGCCGCTGGAGCGGATCGAGGCCGACGGGGACCGCGACGCGTGGTTCACGGCCGAGCAGGCCCGCGACTACGGCTTCGTCGACCACGTCATCGACGGCACCGACAGGGTGGGCACATGA
- a CDS encoding RNA polymerase-binding protein RbpA — protein MAERALRGTRLGATSYENDRNTDLAPRQEVDYTCTKGHRFTVTLAAEAEVPITWECRSCGATALRVDGELPQTKKGKPPRTHWDMLMERRTLEDLEEVLAERLEILRAGRRKSA, from the coding sequence ATGGCCGAGCGCGCACTTCGCGGCACCCGACTCGGAGCCACGAGCTACGAGAACGATCGCAACACCGATCTGGCCCCTCGCCAAGAGGTGGACTACACCTGTACCAAGGGCCACCGGTTCACCGTGACGCTCGCAGCCGAGGCCGAGGTGCCGATCACCTGGGAATGCCGCAGCTGCGGCGCCACGGCCCTGCGGGTCGACGGCGAGCTGCCCCAAACCAAGAAGGGAAAGCCGCCGAGGACCCACTGGGACATGCTCATGGAGCGCCGGACCCTGGAAGACCTGGAGGAGGTCCTGGCCGAACGCCTGGAGATCTTGCGCGCGGGGCGCAGGAAGTCCGCGTGA
- a CDS encoding histidine kinase encodes MGDSDGTAERARWPVAGGCLAAAAAAEAVYRTHGSGVVLALALVVDVCATLPLAAVRDRGPAAAAVITAAAAAACVLHRGPAVAALAALATVWTVLARRRVLRRRAEAAARDASRRAFETTLLEHTARGERARIARELHDVVAHHISMISVQAETARLAVPGMPEEGAKRLLAIGDTARTALTEMRRLLGVLREDAGAEPTRRPQPGLQELLDLVDQTRESGAAGVRLIVGGHVAALDPGLELAAFRIVQEALTNARRHAAGAAVDVELDYAPDALRVSVRDNGPGPGGPGGSPAGHGLLGMRERAAAVGGDLRTGPGPAGGFLVEATLPLGEEP; translated from the coding sequence GTGGGCGACAGCGACGGGACCGCGGAGCGGGCGCGGTGGCCGGTGGCCGGCGGCTGCCTGGCCGCGGCCGCCGCCGCCGAGGCCGTCTACCGCACCCACGGCTCGGGCGTGGTCCTGGCGCTGGCACTGGTGGTGGACGTGTGCGCGACGCTCCCCCTGGCGGCCGTCCGCGACCGGGGCCCGGCGGCCGCCGCCGTGATCACCGCCGCCGCGGCCGCGGCGTGCGTCCTGCACCGGGGGCCGGCCGTCGCCGCCCTCGCCGCCCTCGCCACGGTCTGGACGGTCCTGGCGCGCCGCCGCGTCCTGCGGCGCCGCGCCGAGGCGGCCGCGCGCGACGCCTCCCGGCGGGCGTTCGAGACCACCCTGCTGGAGCACACGGCGCGCGGCGAGCGCGCCCGCATCGCCCGAGAGCTGCACGACGTCGTCGCCCACCACATCTCGATGATCTCCGTGCAGGCCGAGACGGCCCGGCTCGCGGTCCCCGGCATGCCGGAGGAGGGGGCGAAGCGGCTGCTGGCCATCGGCGACACCGCCCGCACCGCGCTCACCGAGATGCGGCGGCTGCTCGGCGTGCTGCGCGAGGACGCCGGCGCCGAGCCGACCCGCCGTCCCCAGCCGGGCCTGCAGGAGCTCCTCGACCTGGTCGACCAGACCCGCGAGTCGGGCGCCGCGGGCGTCCGCCTGATCGTCGGCGGGCACGTCGCGGCCCTGGATCCCGGGCTGGAGCTGGCCGCCTTCCGGATCGTCCAGGAGGCCCTGACCAACGCCCGCAGGCACGCGGCCGGCGCCGCCGTCGACGTGGAGCTCGACTACGCCCCGGACGCGCTGCGCGTCAGCGTCCGCGACAACGGCCCCGGCCCAGGCGGCCCCGGCGGGAGCCCGGCCGGGCACGGGCTGCTCGGCATGCGCGAGCGCGCCGCCGCCGTCGGCGGCGACCTGCGCACCGGCCCGGGGCCCGCCGGCGGGTTCCTGGTGGAGGCGACGCTGCCGCTGGGGGAGGAGCCGTGA
- a CDS encoding glycerophosphodiester phosphodiesterase produces MRRSYEFLDHRGPIPFAHRGGAAGRPENSMAAFQRATDLGYRYLETDAHATADGVVVAFHDRTLDRVTDRTGAIARLPYAEVAKARIGGTEPIPRLEDVLGSFPEARVNIDLKDAPVIGPLAETLRRTGAWNRVCITSFSTRRLAQMRARLPQFTDHEVCMALGPRGLMALRAKSIGGPTAKLVRLAATGVACAQVPYGLGPVPFVTEAFIDHAHRLGLQVHAWTVNDAATMKRLLDLGIDGIMTDELVTLRDVMASRGLWPQENPPPAPS; encoded by the coding sequence GTGCGGCGCTCGTACGAATTCCTCGACCATCGCGGCCCGATCCCCTTCGCCCATCGGGGCGGCGCGGCCGGCCGCCCCGAGAACTCGATGGCCGCGTTCCAGCGCGCCACCGACCTCGGCTACCGCTACCTGGAGACCGACGCCCACGCCACCGCCGACGGCGTCGTGGTCGCCTTCCACGACCGCACCCTCGACCGGGTCACCGACCGCACCGGCGCCATCGCCCGGCTCCCCTACGCCGAGGTCGCCAAGGCCCGCATCGGCGGCACCGAGCCCATCCCCCGCCTGGAGGACGTCCTCGGCTCCTTCCCCGAGGCGCGCGTCAACATCGACCTCAAGGACGCCCCCGTCATCGGGCCGCTCGCCGAGACGCTGCGCCGCACCGGCGCCTGGAACCGCGTGTGCATCACGTCGTTCTCCACCCGCAGGCTGGCGCAGATGCGCGCCCGGCTCCCCCAGTTCACCGACCATGAGGTGTGCATGGCGCTCGGCCCCCGCGGGCTGATGGCGCTGCGCGCCAAGTCCATCGGGGGCCCCACCGCCAAGCTCGTGCGCCTCGCCGCCACCGGCGTCGCCTGCGCGCAGGTGCCCTACGGCCTCGGCCCCGTCCCCTTCGTCACCGAGGCGTTCATCGACCACGCCCACCGGCTCGGCCTGCAGGTCCACGCCTGGACGGTCAACGACGCCGCCACCATGAAGCGCCTCCTGGACCTCGGCATCGACGGCATCATGACCGACGAGCTGGTCACCCTCCGCGACGTGATGGCCTCCCGCGGCCTGTGGCCGCAGGAGAACCCGCCGCCCGCCCCGTCCTGA
- a CDS encoding DeoR/GlpR family DNA-binding transcription regulator, whose translation MLIERLRTTERVSVADLADETGASEMTIRRDLDLLAERGVLRRVRGGAVSLLLRGEAMPFAVREHEAAETKQRIAAEVDALLSDGEAVVLDAGTTALTVARTIARRRLTVVPLDLHAANALSGAAQIRLLVPGGRAAPGSLAFTGPLAEASLAALRVDTAVLGVCGLSAEHGLTAHDLDEVPVKRAAIAAARRTVAVCDGAKFGRSGLGLVCPATALDMVITDRSAPGPAVARLRDAGVDVRLV comes from the coding sequence ATGCTCATTGAGCGGTTGCGAACGACCGAGCGCGTGAGCGTGGCGGACCTGGCCGACGAGACCGGCGCATCCGAGATGACCATCCGGCGCGATCTCGACCTGCTCGCCGAGCGGGGCGTGCTGCGCCGGGTGCGGGGCGGCGCGGTGAGCCTGCTGCTGCGCGGGGAGGCCATGCCCTTCGCCGTGCGCGAGCACGAGGCGGCCGAGACCAAGCAGCGGATCGCCGCCGAGGTCGACGCGCTCCTCTCCGACGGCGAGGCCGTCGTGCTGGACGCCGGGACCACCGCCCTCACCGTCGCCCGCACGATCGCCCGCCGGCGGCTCACCGTCGTCCCCCTGGACCTGCACGCCGCCAACGCCCTCAGCGGGGCCGCGCAGATCCGGCTGCTCGTCCCGGGCGGGCGGGCCGCGCCCGGCTCGCTGGCCTTCACCGGGCCGCTCGCCGAGGCGTCGCTCGCCGCGCTGCGCGTCGACACCGCCGTCCTCGGCGTGTGCGGGCTGTCCGCCGAGCACGGGCTGACGGCGCACGACCTGGACGAGGTCCCGGTCAAGCGCGCGGCGATCGCGGCGGCCCGCCGCACCGTCGCGGTGTGCGACGGCGCCAAGTTCGGCCGCAGCGGCCTCGGCCTCGTCTGCCCGGCCACCGCCCTCGACATGGTGATCACCGACCGGTCCGCCCCCGGCCCCGCCGTCGCGCGGCTGCGGGACGCCGGCGTGGACGTCAGGCTCGTATGA
- a CDS encoding type II toxin-antitoxin system prevent-host-death family antitoxin has translation MTEARAQFADLVNRVAYTGEPVKLTRRGRVMAALVSPEDLELLETVRAQRADLQVGGTVPPGQPSRPAERPQQQPQPPMRIAAEYRPPGFRP, from the coding sequence GTGACCGAAGCACGCGCCCAGTTCGCGGACCTGGTGAACCGGGTCGCCTACACCGGTGAGCCCGTCAAGCTCACGCGGCGGGGCAGGGTGATGGCCGCCCTGGTCTCTCCAGAAGATCTGGAACTCCTGGAGACGGTCCGCGCCCAGCGCGCCGACCTGCAGGTCGGCGGGACCGTCCCGCCGGGGCAGCCGTCGCGGCCCGCCGAACGGCCCCAGCAGCAGCCGCAGCCGCCGATGCGCATCGCGGCCGAGTACCGCCCGCCCGGCTTCAGGCCCTGA
- a CDS encoding EF-hand domain-containing protein, with product MADVNDYRATFELVDVDGDGYISTAELKNLMTRLGQDITETRAVEVVVAADANRDGRISLEEFTALMEQASR from the coding sequence ATGGCGGACGTGAACGACTACCGGGCGACCTTCGAGCTGGTGGACGTGGACGGCGACGGCTACATCTCGACGGCGGAGCTGAAGAACCTGATGACCCGGCTCGGGCAGGACATCACCGAGACGCGGGCCGTGGAGGTGGTCGTGGCCGCCGACGCCAACCGGGACGGCAGGATCTCCCTGGAGGAGTTCACCGCGCTGATGGAGCAGGCCTCCAGGTGA
- a CDS encoding ATP-dependent Clp protease proteolytic subunit: MTRAERRSLVPQFEEHTGQGRKETDPYSKLFEERIVFLGAPVDDISAGDVTAQMLALEGMDADRPIALYINSPGGSITAMLAICDTMRYVRPEIETTCVGQAGSAAAILLAAGSPGRRQALPRARILLHEPEIDVARGAATDLEIQAREVLRLREQTEGILAEATGRDPATVRRDLDRDRYFTAAEAKDYGLIDEVLASRH; encoded by the coding sequence ATGACACGCGCGGAACGGCGCTCCCTCGTCCCCCAGTTCGAGGAGCACACCGGCCAGGGCCGCAAGGAGACCGACCCCTACAGCAAGCTGTTCGAGGAGCGCATCGTGTTCCTCGGCGCGCCGGTGGACGACATCAGCGCGGGCGACGTCACCGCGCAGATGCTGGCGCTGGAGGGCATGGACGCCGACCGGCCCATCGCCCTCTACATCAACTCGCCGGGCGGGTCGATCACCGCGATGCTGGCGATCTGCGACACCATGCGCTACGTGCGGCCCGAGATCGAGACGACCTGCGTCGGGCAGGCGGGGTCGGCCGCGGCGATCCTGCTGGCGGCGGGCTCGCCGGGGCGCAGGCAGGCGCTGCCGCGCGCCCGGATCCTGCTGCACGAGCCGGAGATCGATGTCGCCCGGGGAGCCGCGACCGACCTGGAGATCCAGGCGCGGGAGGTGCTGCGGCTGCGCGAGCAGACCGAGGGGATCCTCGCCGAGGCCACCGGCCGCGACCCCGCGACCGTCCGCCGCGACCTGGACCGCGACCGCTACTTCACCGCCGCCGAGGCCAAGGACTACGGCCTCATCGACGAGGTGCTCGCGTCCCGTCACTAG
- a CDS encoding MFS transporter, with product MTSSYAAVLRAPQASRTFAFAFLARLSYGTLYLSLTLAFTASTGSYAQAGGLLALLGLTVSAVSPVRAALIDRHGPRRVMAPMAAAYALVLTALAVLTSRPGAPVALLTVLVLAAGVTAPPVGVVMRTLWSTLLPDGPLLRRAYSLDTVSEELVFVTGPLLAGLLATVAAPSLGVALAALLIAAGTAGMVASPAAAPRPEPHRRAARVRAFPLAPAITATATGVILGSTGLLAVAFTQQHHQPAAVAWVEAAIGVGSTIGGLAYGALSRSAPGRARLATLACPLGLGLAAAGLAPSVAVLAAAAFAAGLFIGPTLTTAYLLADADAPPGARTRAVAWVNTALNLGAAGGTAATGAALEALPLPACYAVAAAPAALVPLVLLALPKRQQGSPPDGVTAHDRSMDDTTTHQQYWDSRYAEHHHMWSGEPNAVLVQEAAGLEPGTALDLGCGEGADAVWLARRGWRVTAVDISGVALERAAGHAEEAGVADRVDWQRRDLAASFPEGSYDLVSAQFLHSPADMPREEVLRAAAAAVAPGGTLLVVGHAGPPPWDPDAHPGVHLPTPGEVLESLALPEADWEVLRSDEHERVQTAPDGRSMTRTDNALKLRRRAR from the coding sequence GTGACATCGTCCTACGCGGCCGTGCTGCGCGCCCCCCAGGCCTCCCGCACCTTCGCCTTCGCGTTCCTGGCACGCCTGTCATACGGGACCCTCTACCTGTCCCTCACGCTGGCGTTCACAGCGTCCACAGGCTCCTACGCCCAGGCAGGCGGGCTGCTGGCCCTGCTCGGCCTCACCGTCTCCGCCGTCTCACCGGTCCGCGCCGCACTCATCGACCGGCACGGACCGCGCCGCGTCATGGCCCCGATGGCCGCCGCCTACGCTCTCGTCCTCACCGCCCTCGCCGTGCTGACCTCACGGCCGGGCGCCCCCGTCGCGCTCCTCACCGTCCTGGTCCTCGCCGCCGGCGTCACCGCGCCCCCGGTCGGCGTGGTCATGCGGACGCTGTGGAGCACCCTCCTGCCGGACGGGCCGCTCCTGCGGCGCGCTTACAGCCTCGACACCGTGTCGGAGGAACTGGTCTTCGTCACCGGCCCACTCCTGGCGGGACTGCTCGCCACCGTCGCCGCCCCCTCCCTCGGAGTCGCTCTCGCAGCCCTGCTCATCGCCGCCGGAACAGCCGGGATGGTCGCCTCACCGGCCGCGGCGCCGCGGCCGGAACCGCACCGCCGCGCGGCCCGCGTGCGGGCGTTCCCGCTCGCGCCGGCCATCACGGCCACGGCCACCGGTGTCATCCTCGGCTCGACCGGCCTGCTGGCCGTCGCGTTCACGCAGCAGCACCACCAGCCCGCCGCGGTCGCCTGGGTCGAGGCCGCGATCGGCGTCGGCAGCACCATCGGCGGCCTCGCCTACGGCGCGCTGAGCCGCTCGGCGCCCGGCCGGGCCAGGCTCGCGACGCTCGCCTGCCCGCTCGGCCTCGGCCTCGCCGCCGCGGGACTCGCCCCGTCCGTCGCCGTTCTTGCCGCGGCGGCGTTCGCCGCCGGGCTGTTCATCGGCCCGACGCTGACCACCGCCTACCTGCTCGCCGACGCCGACGCGCCTCCCGGCGCCCGCACGCGCGCCGTCGCCTGGGTCAACACCGCCCTGAACCTCGGCGCGGCCGGCGGCACCGCCGCCACGGGCGCGGCCCTGGAGGCGCTGCCGCTCCCGGCCTGCTACGCCGTCGCCGCGGCCCCCGCCGCCCTGGTCCCCCTCGTCCTGCTCGCGTTGCCGAAACGGCAACAGGGTTCGCCTCCGGACGGGGTCACCGCGCACGATCGGAGCATGGACGACACCACCACCCACCAGCAGTACTGGGACTCCCGCTACGCCGAACACCATCACATGTGGAGCGGCGAGCCCAACGCCGTCCTCGTGCAGGAAGCCGCCGGCCTGGAGCCCGGCACCGCCCTGGACCTCGGATGCGGCGAGGGCGCCGACGCCGTCTGGCTCGCCCGCCGCGGCTGGCGCGTCACCGCCGTCGACATCTCCGGCGTGGCGCTCGAGCGCGCCGCCGGGCACGCCGAGGAGGCCGGCGTCGCCGACCGCGTCGACTGGCAGCGCCGCGATCTGGCCGCCTCGTTCCCCGAGGGGTCCTACGACCTGGTCTCGGCGCAGTTCCTGCACTCCCCCGCCGACATGCCGCGCGAGGAGGTCCTGCGGGCCGCCGCGGCCGCCGTCGCGCCCGGCGGTACCCTGCTCGTCGTCGGGCACGCCGGGCCCCCGCCGTGGGACCCGGACGCGCACCCGGGAGTGCACCTGCCCACGCCCGGCGAGGTCCTGGAGTCGCTCGCCCTGCCGGAAGCCGACTGGGAGGTCCTGCGCAGCGACGAGCACGAGCGGGTCCAGACCGCACCCGACGGGCGCTCCATGACCCGCACCGACAACGCCCTCAAGCTGCGGCGCCGGGCGCGGTGA
- a CDS encoding MFS transporter, with translation MTGAPPGPAGSPRAARLATFAYFTLAGFLLGMWIVHIPSIEHRTEIDHAVLGRLLLLLGAGAVAGMRVAGPLTDRAGARRVVPLSAAAASAALVLPGLATDAWTLGAALLVLGAAHGALDVAMNAHAVQVERGYGRPVMAAFHAAFSLGGVLAALAGARTLTWNWSPAATFAMTAVLSTAVGAAAAPALLRSGGTPDTAAPPARRRTPRRIRGLAVLAFMIMLCEGVANDWSVLHLRDLGASPGTAALAFGAFSAAMTGGRLLADRLAARHGPVAVLRYGTALAAGGLTVAALSPWAAPALAGWAVLGAGLSGAVPQLFSAAGHHDRESSGANVSRVAGLGYLGMLAGPAVIGPLTRVMPLGLTLLLPVALCVVAAAAAGLVRPGPGAGLRTGSETEVRA, from the coding sequence ATGACCGGCGCCCCTCCCGGACCTGCCGGATCACCGCGGGCCGCCCGGCTCGCCACCTTCGCCTACTTCACCCTGGCCGGTTTCCTGCTGGGAATGTGGATCGTCCATATCCCGTCCATCGAGCACCGGACGGAGATCGACCACGCGGTGCTCGGACGGCTCCTGCTGCTGCTCGGCGCGGGCGCGGTCGCCGGGATGCGGGTCGCGGGGCCCCTCACCGACCGCGCCGGCGCCCGCAGGGTGGTGCCGCTCAGCGCCGCGGCGGCCAGTGCCGCGCTGGTCCTCCCGGGCCTGGCGACCGACGCCTGGACCCTCGGCGCGGCGCTGCTGGTCCTCGGCGCCGCCCATGGAGCGCTGGACGTCGCCATGAACGCCCACGCGGTCCAGGTCGAGCGCGGCTACGGAAGGCCCGTCATGGCCGCCTTCCACGCGGCGTTCTCCCTCGGGGGCGTGCTGGCCGCCCTGGCCGGCGCCCGGACGCTCACCTGGAACTGGAGCCCGGCGGCGACCTTCGCCATGACGGCGGTCCTGAGCACGGCCGTGGGCGCGGCGGCCGCTCCCGCGCTGCTGCGGTCCGGCGGAACGCCGGACACCGCCGCCCCGCCGGCGCGCCGCCGGACGCCCCGGCGGATCCGGGGGCTGGCCGTCCTCGCCTTCATGATCATGCTGTGCGAGGGGGTGGCCAACGACTGGAGCGTGCTGCACCTGCGCGATCTGGGCGCCTCCCCCGGCACCGCGGCGCTCGCCTTCGGGGCCTTCTCCGCCGCCATGACCGGCGGGCGCCTGCTGGCCGACCGGCTCGCCGCGCGCCACGGCCCGGTGGCCGTCCTCCGCTACGGCACCGCCCTGGCCGCGGGCGGCCTGACGGTGGCGGCGCTGTCGCCCTGGGCCGCGCCGGCCCTGGCCGGCTGGGCCGTGCTCGGGGCGGGGTTGTCCGGGGCGGTCCCCCAGTTGTTCAGCGCGGCGGGCCACCATGACCGGGAGTCCTCGGGCGCCAACGTCTCCCGCGTGGCCGGGCTCGGCTACCTCGGGATGCTCGCGGGCCCCGCCGTCATCGGCCCGCTCACCCGCGTCATGCCGCTCGGCCTGACGCTGCTCCTGCCGGTGGCGCTGTGCGTCGTCGCGGCCGCGGCGGCGGGACTCGTGCGCCCCGGGCCCGGCGCCGGCCTGCGCACCGGTAGCGAGACCGAGGTCAGGGCCTGA